A region of Streptomyces sp. R44 DNA encodes the following proteins:
- a CDS encoding PadR family transcriptional regulator, with the protein MPELPATSWAVLGLLSHGRELSGYDVKKWSDRSLGLFYWSPSFSQIYSELKRLENSGYATSRLVAPEAGTRDKRVYRITDEGLGAVRTWARTAPLDPPVLKHGPMLRLWLGHLLEPERMREILAAHREYAERMRQRAETDVADAGADEAWAYPRLTLAWAERYYAAERDLADAMLADIEELEGEQ; encoded by the coding sequence GTGCCAGAGCTTCCCGCGACCAGCTGGGCCGTGCTCGGACTGCTCTCCCACGGACGGGAGTTGTCCGGCTACGACGTCAAGAAGTGGTCCGACCGGTCCCTCGGCCTCTTCTACTGGAGCCCCTCCTTCAGCCAGATCTACAGCGAGCTCAAACGCCTGGAGAACAGCGGGTACGCCACCTCGCGGCTCGTCGCCCCCGAGGCCGGCACGCGCGACAAGCGGGTCTACCGCATCACCGACGAGGGCCTCGGCGCCGTCCGCACCTGGGCCCGCACGGCCCCCCTCGACCCGCCCGTCCTCAAGCACGGGCCGATGCTGCGGCTCTGGCTCGGCCACCTCCTCGAACCCGAGCGGATGCGGGAGATCCTGGCCGCGCACCGGGAGTACGCCGAGCGCATGCGGCAGCGCGCCGAGACGGACGTGGCGGACGCGGGGGCGGACGAGGCCTGGGCGTACCCCCGGCTCACCCTCGCCTGGGCGGAGCGGTACTACGCGGCCGAACGCGACCTGGCCGACGCCATGCTCGCGGACATCGAGGAACTGGAGGGGGAGCAGTAG
- a CDS encoding VWA domain-containing protein, which yields MALSLRKVEETAPALVSLYKEAGASLERHGIGGQRVAVYLVVDYSGSMKPYYANGAVQALADRVLGLSAHLDDDGRVPVVFFSTGIDAETDIRLDDHVGRIDRIVAGLGHMGKTSYHLAMDAVIDHYLDSGSSAPALVVFQTDGGPINKLAAERYVCKAARLPIFWQFIGFGDPGSRQFEFLRRLDELDVPAKRPLDNAGFFHAGQDPSRVPDAELYDRLVAEFPAWLAAARAQGVVRS from the coding sequence ATGGCACTGAGCCTGCGGAAGGTCGAGGAGACCGCACCCGCCCTGGTGAGTCTCTACAAGGAGGCCGGGGCCTCGCTGGAGCGGCACGGGATCGGCGGACAGCGGGTCGCCGTCTACCTCGTCGTCGACTACTCCGGCTCGATGAAGCCGTACTACGCCAACGGCGCCGTGCAGGCCCTCGCCGACCGGGTGCTCGGCCTCTCCGCGCACCTCGACGACGACGGACGGGTCCCGGTCGTCTTCTTCTCCACCGGCATCGACGCCGAGACCGACATCCGGCTCGACGACCACGTCGGCCGGATCGACCGGATCGTCGCCGGGCTCGGCCACATGGGCAAGACGAGCTACCACCTCGCCATGGACGCCGTCATCGACCACTACCTGGACAGCGGCTCCAGCGCGCCCGCGCTCGTCGTCTTCCAGACCGACGGAGGGCCGATCAACAAGCTCGCCGCCGAGCGGTACGTCTGCAAGGCGGCCCGGCTGCCCATCTTCTGGCAGTTCATCGGCTTCGGCGACCCCGGAAGCCGGCAGTTCGAGTTCCTGCGCCGGCTCGACGAGCTGGACGTGCCGGCGAAGCGGCCCCTCGACAACGCCGGCTTCTTCCACGCGGGCCAGGACCCCAGTCGGGTCCCCGACGCGGAACTGTACGACCGGCTCGTCGCCGAGTTCCCCGCCTGGCTCGCCGCGGCCCGGGCCCAGGGCGTCGTCCGGTCATGA